One Thermodesulfobacteriota bacterium DNA window includes the following coding sequences:
- a CDS encoding transglycosylase SLT domain-containing protein, which yields MKKPLLTLVLSGIIVILPITAYTVNTADSYPEDDPAAESPAGKNKILSVEVTNTDLRLILLGTLTSGGVSKAMIKNPVTGELGSYVRGDVLDLVSSETVKVAEISNCAVLIERSGKFETMECENKMPTVVFNRPSALSRYRIILPEDGKTRFVFSDEFITDYDKDILSVSEKHGVDPYLVKAVIKAESNFDPDAVSPKNAQGIMQLIPETASDYGVDDPFDAKDNMEGGVHYLKDLLEYFDGDMSLSLAAYNAGKGAVIKHGFSIPPYPETTDYIAKVLGYYKLLRAKSYALKR from the coding sequence ATGAAGAAACCTCTTCTTACGCTCGTCTTATCGGGAATAATCGTCATACTTCCTATAACCGCTTATACGGTCAATACGGCCGACTCATACCCGGAAGACGACCCGGCCGCGGAATCCCCCGCCGGGAAGAACAAAATCCTCTCGGTCGAGGTAACGAACACGGACCTCCGCCTGATCCTCCTGGGAACTCTCACGAGCGGCGGGGTGTCTAAAGCGATGATAAAGAACCCCGTCACCGGGGAGCTCGGATCGTACGTCCGGGGGGACGTACTCGACCTCGTCAGCTCGGAAACCGTGAAGGTAGCCGAGATATCCAACTGCGCCGTGCTCATCGAGAGGTCTGGAAAATTCGAGACCATGGAGTGCGAGAATAAAATGCCTACCGTCGTTTTTAACAGACCGTCCGCACTCTCGAGGTACAGAATAATCCTTCCCGAAGACGGCAAAACCAGGTTCGTCTTCTCGGACGAATTTATAACGGACTACGACAAGGACATACTGAGCGTGAGCGAGAAGCACGGGGTCGATCCATATCTCGTGAAGGCTGTGATAAAGGCCGAATCGAACTTCGACCCGGACGCCGTGTCGCCCAAGAACGCACAGGGCATAATGCAGCTGATACCGGAAACCGCGAGCGATTACGGAGTAGATGACCCGTTCGACGCTAAGGACAACATGGAGGGCGGGGTGCATTACCTGAAAGACCTCCTCGAGTACTTCGACGGGGACATGAGCCTCTCTCTCGCGGCGTATAACGCGGGCAAGGGCGCCGTCATAAAACACGGCTTTTCTATCCCGCCCTATCCGGAAACGACGGACTACATAGCAAAAGTCCTCGGATATTACAAATTGCTCAGGGCGAAAAGCTACGCTTTAAAAAGATAA
- a CDS encoding C4-type zinc ribbon domain-containing protein — MRNQILVLETLQRVDMELSQLEKNLREYPEKIADYENEIETSRLKLENSKKTREEILKSKSRTELEIAQNEELIKQAEQKLFEIKTHKEYEALQKQIADTKRKNSELEEKLLEEMERLEETESRLSKEEEELASKESEYSDKIAGFKDKIEELKIQYQPKKEEKEKIASGLSPEILPVYERVKKRNGFVLALARNEVCTGCNMNIPPQLFNEVLTLSRLIQCPNCQKFLYCEEEPKSEAKTG, encoded by the coding sequence ATGAGAAACCAGATTTTGGTTCTCGAGACGCTCCAGAGAGTAGATATGGAGCTAAGTCAACTGGAAAAAAACTTGAGAGAGTACCCCGAAAAAATCGCGGATTATGAAAACGAGATAGAGACTTCAAGGTTAAAGCTGGAAAATTCAAAAAAAACAAGGGAAGAGATACTTAAGAGCAAGTCGAGGACGGAGCTCGAAATCGCGCAAAACGAGGAACTGATTAAACAGGCCGAGCAGAAGCTGTTCGAGATCAAAACCCATAAGGAATACGAGGCACTCCAGAAGCAAATCGCGGATACGAAACGAAAGAACTCGGAGCTTGAAGAAAAGCTTCTCGAAGAAATGGAGAGGCTCGAGGAAACCGAATCCCGGTTATCGAAAGAAGAAGAGGAACTCGCTAGCAAGGAGAGTGAATACAGCGACAAGATCGCCGGCTTCAAGGATAAGATAGAGGAGCTGAAAATCCAGTATCAGCCGAAGAAGGAAGAGAAAGAAAAAATCGCATCAGGACTCAGCCCCGAGATCCTACCCGTATACGAGCGCGTCAAGAAAAGAAACGGTTTCGTGCTGGCGCTGGCGAGGAACGAGGTATGCACGGGCTGCAATATGAACATCCCGCCCCAGCTGTTTAACGAAGTGCTGACACTATCGAGACTGATACAGTGCCCCAACTGCCAAAAATTCCTCTACTGCGAAGAAGAACCCAAGAGTGAAGCTAAAACAGGATAG
- a CDS encoding ribonuclease HI family protein, whose product MKLKQDSLPFKKSGDDRIDIYIDGAARGNPGESGIGVLIKGEGGKAREIKKYLGTRTNNQAEYTALITALESARGHKDQEIRIFTDSLLLANQMNGLWKVKHPEIKELFKKAKGLIEGFSRVTISHIPREENREADRLANLAIDEYL is encoded by the coding sequence GTGAAGCTAAAACAGGATAGCCTGCCTTTCAAGAAATCGGGTGATGACCGCATCGATATTTATATCGACGGCGCCGCCAGGGGCAACCCGGGCGAATCGGGCATAGGGGTCCTGATCAAGGGGGAAGGCGGCAAGGCCCGTGAAATCAAGAAATACCTCGGAACACGCACCAATAACCAGGCCGAATACACGGCTCTTATAACCGCCCTCGAATCGGCCCGCGGCCACAAAGACCAGGAAATCCGGATTTTTACGGACTCCTTGCTGCTCGCCAACCAGATGAACGGCTTATGGAAAGTGAAGCACCCGGAGATAAAGGAGCTCTTCAAAAAAGCGAAGGGCTTAATCGAAGGATTCAGCCGGGTTACGATCAGCCATATACCCAGGGAAGAGAACAGGGAAGCCGACAGGCTTGCGAACCTCGCCATTGATGAATATCTTTAA
- the tyrS gene encoding tyrosine--tRNA ligase, whose translation MEPEEQLGIVKRGTEEIISEPELLSKLKKSKEKGVPLRIKAGFDPTAPDLHLGHCVLLKKLREFQDLGHTVMFLIGDFTAMIGDPSGRSETRPPLTKSQVEENALTYQRQVFRILDRDRTEVMFNSAWLGKMTGEELVRLSALETVARMLERDDFSKRYKAGVPISVNEFLYPLIQAYDSVRMESDVEFGGTDQKFNILLGRGVQKHFGQEPQVAILFPILEGLDGVRKMSKSLDNYIAVEDTPVDMYGKIMSVPDELMWRYYELLTRRTEKEIDVLKKGHPMDAKRALASEITSWLHGEDSAKSAAEDFATKFSQREFPDDAREVVIKRDDGKTLLDLVVESSEKLRSRNEAKRLIAQGGVSIDGERVTDMNSPVPDKGTLRMRIGKKEFVLVKIS comes from the coding sequence ATAGAGCCCGAGGAGCAGCTCGGAATAGTCAAGCGCGGGACCGAGGAGATAATATCAGAGCCCGAGCTCCTCTCGAAGCTTAAAAAATCGAAGGAAAAAGGCGTGCCGCTCAGGATTAAAGCCGGCTTTGACCCCACGGCGCCTGACCTCCACCTTGGACACTGCGTCCTGTTAAAGAAGCTCCGCGAATTCCAGGACCTGGGACATACCGTGATGTTCCTCATCGGGGACTTCACGGCCATGATAGGAGACCCGTCGGGCAGGTCCGAGACAAGACCCCCGCTCACGAAGTCGCAGGTGGAGGAGAACGCGCTTACGTACCAGAGGCAGGTCTTCAGGATACTCGACAGGGACAGGACGGAGGTCATGTTCAACTCGGCATGGCTCGGAAAGATGACCGGCGAGGAGCTGGTCAGGCTCTCGGCGCTCGAAACCGTGGCCCGCATGCTGGAGAGGGACGATTTCAGCAAGCGCTACAAGGCGGGCGTCCCCATATCGGTCAACGAGTTCCTCTATCCACTGATTCAGGCCTACGATTCGGTCAGGATGGAATCTGACGTCGAGTTCGGAGGGACTGACCAGAAGTTCAACATACTGCTCGGACGCGGAGTGCAGAAGCATTTCGGGCAGGAGCCGCAGGTCGCCATACTCTTCCCCATACTCGAAGGGTTGGACGGCGTGAGGAAGATGTCGAAGTCCCTCGACAACTACATAGCGGTCGAGGACACCCCAGTCGATATGTACGGGAAGATAATGTCCGTACCCGACGAGCTCATGTGGCGGTATTATGAGCTGCTCACGCGGAGGACCGAAAAGGAAATAGACGTGCTCAAGAAAGGACACCCGATGGACGCGAAGAGGGCGCTCGCGTCCGAGATCACTTCATGGCTCCACGGGGAAGACAGCGCGAAGTCGGCGGCAGAGGATTTCGCGACCAAGTTCTCGCAGCGGGAGTTCCCTGATGACGCGAGGGAAGTAGTCATAAAGCGGGACGACGGGAAGACGCTCCTCGATCTCGTGGTCGAGTCCTCGGAGAAGCTCAGGAGCAGGAACGAGGCGAAGCGTCTCATAGCCCAGGGCGGGGTGAGCATAGACGGGGAAAGGGTCACCGATATGAACTCGCCCGTGCCCGATAAAGGCACTCTCCGCATGAGGATAGGGAAAAAAGAGTTCGTTCTGGTAAAAATAAGTTAG
- the hpt gene encoding hypoxanthine phosphoribosyltransferase produces MITEIRGRKLRLLIPAPEIKKKVRELGMQIAGDYRDKNPVFIGILKGGFIFLADLVRELDFNVEIDFVRTSSYKEGMEPGEIELVTDVSIPLKGRHVVMVEDMLDTGITLDFLKSVILSKQPASLGICALIDKKERRQVDIEADYTGFDIREGFIVGYGTDWREAGRNLPGVYVLE; encoded by the coding sequence ATGATAACGGAAATCCGTGGCAGGAAGCTCCGGCTCCTGATACCGGCGCCGGAGATAAAGAAGAAGGTGAGAGAGCTCGGGATGCAAATCGCGGGGGATTACAGGGACAAGAACCCGGTCTTCATAGGCATACTCAAGGGAGGGTTTATATTTCTGGCCGACCTCGTGAGGGAGCTCGATTTCAACGTCGAGATCGATTTCGTAAGGACGTCGAGCTACAAGGAGGGCATGGAGCCGGGAGAGATCGAGCTCGTGACCGATGTGTCCATCCCGCTTAAAGGGAGGCACGTCGTGATGGTTGAAGATATGCTCGACACCGGGATTACGCTCGATTTCTTAAAATCCGTGATTCTCTCGAAGCAGCCTGCGTCCCTCGGAATATGCGCGCTCATCGACAAGAAAGAGAGGAGACAGGTCGACATAGAAGCCGATTACACGGGGTTCGACATCCGGGAGGGGTTCATAGTCGGGTACGGGACCGACTGGCGCGAGGCCGGGAGGAACCTGCCCGGCGTCTACGTGCTCGAATAG
- a CDS encoding GatB/YqeY domain-containing protein — protein sequence MSLREKIPQDLKDALRSKRELELSVLRMLQSSIRNKEIEKQKKDLTDEEVIEVVGGEIKKRKEAAAEFEKVNRQEAADREKAEIEVLMKYMPAQMSEDEIRAEVTKAVAGSGALGLKDLGKVMKIIIPAVKGKADGAAVNRIVREELEKLEQG from the coding sequence ATGAGCCTCAGGGAAAAGATTCCGCAGGATTTAAAAGACGCTCTCAGGAGCAAAAGGGAGCTCGAGCTGTCGGTCCTCAGGATGCTCCAGTCCTCCATCCGCAACAAGGAGATCGAGAAGCAGAAGAAGGATCTCACGGACGAGGAAGTAATCGAAGTCGTAGGGGGCGAGATAAAAAAAAGGAAAGAAGCCGCTGCCGAATTCGAAAAGGTGAACAGGCAGGAGGCGGCCGACAGGGAAAAGGCGGAAATAGAGGTCCTGATGAAATATATGCCCGCGCAGATGAGCGAGGACGAGATCAGGGCGGAAGTGACGAAAGCCGTCGCAGGCTCGGGGGCCCTGGGGCTGAAAGACCTGGGTAAGGTGATGAAGATAATAATCCCCGCCGTAAAGGGGAAGGCGGACGGGGCGGCCGTCAACAGGATCGTCAGGGAAGAGCTTGAGAAGCTCGAGCAGGGATAA
- a CDS encoding M3 family oligoendopeptidase, with translation MAEPAKKLKTGSEGVVWDLSDLYSGLDDARIERDIKDVIKKSAAFEKKYRGKINSKTINAPNLLKAVRELESISERIGKLLSFAYLVFAADTAKPEHGAFLQKIQEKATEARKFLMFFELEWVALSGPKARKLMDDKRLSRYRHFLEQERKYKPHRLSEPEEMILDEKANTGSRAFKRLFDEVLNNIRFKVRLGGKVRSLSETETLALLYDPGRANRKAAAEGLTRGLVENSHVLTFIFNTLVQDHAVSDRLRSFSYPMESRHLDNEIDRDTVEALITSCERNYGMVAKYYRLKKNLLRLKNFYDYDRYAPVFSESKTIKYGEGKEIILASFEKFSPRMSGIAGEFFDKNWIDAETRDGKRGGAFSHGTVPSAHPYVFMNYTGRLRDVMTLAHELGHGVHQYLSRKQGYFQSNTPLTTAETASVFAEMLVFHKLTETEKDPGTRLALICSKLEDIFATVFRQVVLTRFEESLHESRRSKGELPREEINRLWVEANKPMFGDSVELTENYSHWWLYIPHFIHSPFYCYAYSFGELLVLALYHKYLNEGNKFVPRYIELLSSGGSEAPDKLLKRVGVDIKDPGFWQGGLDLLGDMVTDAVKLSAEVEKMGIRTQI, from the coding sequence ATGGCAGAACCTGCGAAAAAATTAAAAACGGGCTCGGAAGGCGTCGTGTGGGACCTTTCAGACCTCTATTCGGGCCTGGATGACGCCCGGATCGAAAGAGACATAAAGGACGTAATAAAAAAATCGGCTGCCTTCGAGAAAAAATACAGGGGGAAGATAAACTCGAAAACGATAAACGCCCCTAACCTCCTTAAAGCCGTGAGAGAGCTCGAATCCATAAGCGAGCGGATAGGGAAGCTCCTTTCGTTCGCGTACTTGGTCTTCGCGGCCGATACGGCGAAGCCCGAGCACGGGGCGTTCCTCCAGAAAATCCAGGAGAAAGCTACCGAGGCGAGGAAATTTCTCATGTTCTTCGAGCTCGAGTGGGTGGCTTTGAGCGGCCCGAAAGCCCGGAAGCTTATGGACGACAAGAGGCTTTCGCGCTACCGCCATTTCCTCGAGCAGGAGCGTAAGTACAAGCCTCACAGGCTGAGCGAGCCCGAGGAAATGATCCTCGACGAAAAAGCGAACACCGGATCGAGGGCGTTCAAGCGCCTTTTCGACGAGGTGCTCAACAACATACGCTTCAAGGTCAGGCTCGGCGGGAAAGTAAGGTCTCTCAGCGAGACGGAAACGCTCGCCCTCCTCTACGACCCCGGCCGAGCGAATCGGAAGGCTGCCGCCGAGGGGCTCACCCGGGGACTCGTAGAGAATTCTCACGTGCTCACATTCATATTCAACACTCTCGTCCAGGACCATGCCGTGAGCGACCGTCTGCGCTCGTTCTCTTACCCGATGGAGTCGAGGCATCTCGACAACGAGATAGACAGGGACACGGTCGAGGCGCTGATTACCTCGTGCGAAAGGAATTACGGCATGGTGGCGAAATACTACAGACTCAAGAAGAACCTCCTCCGTCTCAAAAACTTCTACGATTACGACCGCTATGCCCCTGTCTTCTCAGAATCGAAAACTATAAAGTACGGGGAAGGGAAAGAGATAATACTCGCGTCGTTTGAAAAGTTCTCCCCGAGGATGTCGGGAATAGCCGGGGAATTTTTCGACAAGAACTGGATCGACGCCGAGACGCGTGACGGAAAGAGGGGTGGAGCTTTCAGCCACGGAACGGTGCCGAGCGCGCACCCTTACGTATTCATGAACTACACGGGGAGGCTGAGGGACGTCATGACGCTCGCTCACGAGCTCGGGCACGGCGTGCACCAGTACCTGTCGAGAAAGCAGGGGTACTTTCAGTCGAACACCCCGCTGACGACGGCAGAGACGGCGAGCGTCTTCGCTGAGATGCTCGTATTCCACAAATTAACCGAAACGGAGAAAGACCCCGGGACGAGGCTCGCGCTCATATGCAGCAAGCTCGAGGACATATTCGCCACGGTTTTCCGCCAGGTGGTGCTGACGAGGTTCGAGGAGAGCCTGCACGAAAGCCGGAGGAGCAAGGGGGAGCTGCCCCGGGAGGAGATAAACAGGCTCTGGGTCGAGGCGAATAAGCCCATGTTCGGGGACTCGGTCGAGCTCACGGAAAACTACAGCCACTGGTGGCTGTACATTCCCCACTTCATACACTCTCCGTTTTACTGCTACGCGTATTCGTTCGGGGAGCTGCTCGTGCTCGCCCTCTACCATAAATATTTAAACGAAGGGAACAAGTTCGTCCCAAGGTATATAGAACTTTTATCCTCGGGCGGAAGCGAAGCGCCGGACAAGCTGCTAAAACGCGTGGGTGTCGATATCAAGGACCCAGGCTTCTGGCAGGGAGGGCTCGACCTGCTCGGGGATATGGTTACGGATGCCGTTAAGTTATCTGCGGAAGTGGAGAAAATGGGCATCAGAACACAAATATAA
- a CDS encoding HNH endonuclease, whose product MHSSSDKSYIAQDWNERRLYVLNRDGYKCRNCGGKSGLQVHHIIPRSQSVNHHVDNLITLCVYCHSKHHNADFVPAAIERKLRLSQYHKTTYKMRKSRKEHHCSDCNRLIEKGTSYYFAQRGYIQKKLCEQCFLKSSSGINRF is encoded by the coding sequence ATGCATAGTAGCTCTGACAAATCTTATATAGCCCAAGATTGGAATGAAAGAAGGCTTTACGTATTAAATAGAGATGGATACAAGTGTAGAAATTGCGGTGGAAAGTCTGGTCTACAAGTGCATCATATTATTCCACGTTCTCAGTCCGTAAATCATCATGTTGATAATCTTATTACTCTATGTGTTTATTGCCATTCAAAACATCATAATGCTGATTTTGTTCCCGCAGCTATCGAAAGAAAACTTAGACTGAGTCAATACCATAAGACAACATATAAAATGCGTAAATCGAGGAAAGAGCATCACTGTAGTGATTGTAATCGCTTGATAGAAAAAGGAACTTCATATTATTTTGCTCAGAGGGGTTATATACAAAAAAAGTTGTGTGAACAATGTTTCTTGAAGAGTAGTAGCGGAATAAATAGATTTTAA
- a CDS encoding response regulator translates to MSSRPIRTLLVEDNDSYSRLVAKMLGGAGNVSFEIECVDTLAGGIEVLESGGFDLVLLDLQLPDSEGLESFAELHERCPEVPVIVLTGTSDEELAVKAVQLGAQDYLIKGEVDVSHLTRSIKYALERQREINNRKSIEQALFEEKERLAVTLSSIGDGVIATDTEGRVVLINRVAERLTGWSHAEAIGKFIEEVFFIVNVENGERKENPVSRAINANNVVGLESGTVLITKGREGCRYVSASSSPIRDRDGIIIGVVLVFRDITELKKLEEELLKVQKLESIGVLAGGVAHDFNNLLTSIMGNISLSSLPDISDDKVKQRLFHALKACHKAKDLSTQLLTFSKGGALENRTVTSLEKVIRETANFTMSGSDIEFNFMVEDKLWSVEIDEGQISQVISNMLINAAQAMTNEGKITIRIENAEARKEKGVPLEDGKYVKTTIADEGIGIPKEYLSRIFDPYFTTKQTGSGLGLSTSYSIIKNHGGYITVESELHVGTKFVIYLPAKGHAVSAEAKPEQPIKKGRGRVLIMDDKIEVREAAGEMLRHIGYEVEFAKDGSEALKLYKRAKMEGVPFDTVIMDLTVPGGMGGKEAIEKLLVFDPGVKAIVSSGYSSDPILEKYRKYGFKGVLPKPYEMGKLSDVLYGVLAESN, encoded by the coding sequence ATGTCTTCTCGCCCGATAAGAACATTACTGGTTGAGGATAACGACAGCTACTCCAGGCTCGTCGCCAAGATGCTCGGCGGCGCGGGCAACGTTTCGTTCGAGATCGAGTGTGTCGATACGCTCGCCGGAGGCATAGAGGTCCTCGAGTCAGGCGGCTTCGATCTGGTGCTTCTCGACCTTCAGCTCCCTGACAGCGAAGGGCTCGAGTCCTTCGCGGAGCTCCACGAGCGCTGCCCGGAAGTTCCCGTAATCGTTCTTACCGGAACGAGCGATGAAGAGCTCGCTGTCAAAGCGGTCCAGCTCGGGGCGCAGGATTACCTCATAAAAGGCGAGGTCGACGTAAGTCATCTCACGCGGTCCATAAAGTATGCGCTCGAGAGGCAGAGGGAAATAAACAACAGGAAGTCCATAGAGCAGGCCCTCTTCGAGGAGAAAGAACGCCTCGCCGTCACGCTCAGCTCCATAGGTGACGGCGTGATCGCGACGGATACGGAAGGAAGGGTGGTGCTCATAAACCGCGTAGCCGAGCGTTTGACGGGCTGGTCTCACGCCGAGGCAATTGGGAAATTTATCGAGGAAGTATTCTTCATAGTCAACGTCGAGAACGGGGAGAGGAAGGAAAACCCTGTGAGCAGGGCGATAAACGCCAATAACGTCGTGGGTCTCGAAAGCGGCACCGTGCTCATTACGAAGGGGAGGGAAGGGTGCCGGTACGTTTCGGCCAGCAGCTCCCCGATACGCGACAGGGACGGCATCATAATCGGCGTGGTGCTCGTATTCAGGGACATCACGGAATTGAAAAAACTGGAAGAAGAGCTGCTCAAAGTACAAAAGCTAGAGTCTATAGGGGTGCTCGCGGGAGGCGTCGCTCACGATTTCAATAACCTCCTTACGTCAATAATGGGGAACATATCCCTGAGCTCGCTCCCGGACATATCGGACGATAAGGTCAAGCAGAGGCTCTTCCATGCGCTCAAAGCCTGTCACAAGGCCAAAGACCTGTCCACTCAGCTCCTCACCTTCTCCAAAGGCGGCGCGCTTGAAAACAGGACCGTAACGTCGCTCGAAAAGGTCATAAGGGAGACAGCGAATTTCACCATGAGCGGCTCGGACATAGAATTCAATTTTATGGTCGAGGACAAGCTCTGGAGTGTGGAGATAGACGAGGGGCAGATAAGCCAGGTGATCAGCAATATGCTGATCAATGCGGCCCAGGCGATGACGAACGAGGGGAAAATAACGATAAGGATCGAAAACGCCGAGGCGAGGAAAGAAAAAGGGGTCCCGCTCGAGGACGGGAAATACGTGAAGACGACGATCGCCGACGAAGGCATCGGCATTCCCAAGGAATATTTGTCCAGGATCTTCGATCCATACTTTACGACCAAGCAGACCGGGAGCGGCCTCGGGCTTTCTACGTCCTATTCGATCATTAAAAACCATGGGGGTTATATCACGGTCGAGTCCGAGCTCCACGTCGGCACGAAGTTCGTTATATACCTGCCCGCAAAAGGGCACGCCGTCAGCGCCGAGGCGAAGCCGGAGCAGCCGATAAAGAAGGGCAGGGGCAGGGTGCTGATAATGGACGACAAGATCGAGGTGAGGGAAGCCGCGGGCGAAATGCTCAGGCATATCGGGTACGAGGTCGAATTCGCGAAAGACGGGAGCGAGGCTCTGAAGCTATACAAGAGGGCGAAGATGGAAGGAGTCCCCTTCGATACGGTCATAATGGACCTCACGGTGCCGGGAGGCATGGGCGGGAAAGAGGCGATAGAAAAGCTCCTCGTATTCGACCCAGGCGTAAAGGCAATAGTATCGAGCGGCTATTCGAGCGACCCGATACTCGAGAAGTACAGGAAGTATGGTTTCAAGGGCGTGCTGCCCAAGCCCTACGAAATGGGTAAGCTGAGCGACGTGCTGTACGGCGTGCTGGCCGAGAGCAATTAA
- a CDS encoding diguanylate cyclase has translation MIEQNIKVLLIEDNLDYAQLIKRILSKQTSCPMEVEHHDTFSGGYERASVGNIDLILLDLDLPDSGNIDTLLSISEVTDVPIIVLTGTDDESLALKAVQMGAQDYLMKGQVDARLLVRSIRYAIERKKADDAVKQTEERFKLLIENALDLIEMLDVDGTMKFVSPSHKRILGYDDDDLLGRRVFEFIHPEDLPKVLDIFTETLQNEDRLYSAEFRVRHKEGYWITLESIGKLCPPGLSGMGVIVNSRDVTERKKMEERLRSLSITDDLTGLYNRRGFLAFADHHIKAAERRKERVLLILIDLDGLKQINDAYGHNIGDQALMDAAQVIKQTFRNSDVTARISGDEFVVVTTDTDGNGEEAIKRRITENLEKHNSKGMKPYHLSLSYGIAKFDPRVPSSIDRLLVKADELMYADKNNKDEDAKDNVFNLNSFNK, from the coding sequence ATGATAGAGCAGAACATAAAGGTCTTACTGATCGAGGACAATCTGGATTATGCGCAGCTGATAAAGAGGATTCTTTCCAAGCAGACTTCCTGCCCTATGGAAGTTGAGCACCACGATACGTTCTCAGGCGGCTATGAAAGGGCTTCCGTGGGCAACATAGACCTCATACTCCTCGACCTCGACCTTCCCGACAGCGGGAACATAGATACGCTCCTCAGCATAAGCGAAGTCACGGATGTCCCGATAATAGTCCTCACGGGGACAGACGACGAATCGCTGGCCCTCAAAGCAGTCCAGATGGGCGCTCAGGACTATCTCATGAAGGGACAGGTGGACGCAAGGCTGCTCGTCCGCTCGATCAGGTATGCGATAGAGCGCAAAAAAGCGGACGACGCCGTGAAGCAGACTGAGGAGAGGTTCAAGCTCCTCATAGAGAACGCGCTCGATCTTATCGAAATGCTGGACGTGGACGGGACGATGAAATTCGTGAGCCCTTCTCATAAGCGCATACTCGGTTACGACGACGACGACCTTCTGGGCAGAAGGGTATTCGAGTTCATACATCCGGAGGACCTGCCCAAGGTCCTCGATATCTTTACGGAAACCCTCCAGAACGAGGACCGGCTGTATTCGGCCGAGTTCCGTGTCAGGCACAAGGAAGGCTACTGGATCACTCTCGAATCGATCGGCAAGCTCTGTCCGCCCGGCTTGAGCGGCATGGGCGTTATCGTGAACTCCCGCGACGTAACGGAGCGGAAAAAGATGGAAGAGCGCCTGCGCAGCCTTTCGATAACCGACGACCTCACGGGCCTTTATAACAGGCGCGGGTTTCTGGCTTTCGCGGACCACCATATAAAGGCCGCGGAAAGGAGAAAGGAGCGGGTGCTGCTCATACTCATCGACCTCGACGGTCTTAAGCAGATCAACGACGCGTACGGGCACAATATCGGGGACCAGGCCCTCATGGACGCCGCACAGGTAATAAAGCAGACGTTCAGGAACTCGGACGTGACCGCCAGGATAAGCGGGGACGAATTCGTCGTCGTAACTACAGATACCGACGGGAACGGCGAGGAGGCTATCAAGCGGCGCATAACGGAAAACCTGGAGAAGCATAATTCCAAGGGAATGAAGCCTTACCACCTTTCTCTCAGCTACGGGATCGCGAAGTTCGATCCGCGGGTACCGTCGTCAATAGACAGGCTTCTGGTCAAGGCCGACGAGCTGATGTATGCCGACAAGAATAACAAGGATGAAGATGCGAAAGACAACGTCTTCAATCTGAACAGTTTCAATAAATGA
- a CDS encoding SDR family oxidoreductase, with protein sequence MKLLVVGASSGIGAALAEQAVREGHGVTALVRRPERMRPGAVGVRIVKGDIRDKDKVSAAVAGQDAVCITIGINPSFRPVTVFSEGTRAVVEAMKRHSVRKLICVTGIGAGDSRGHGGFLYDRIVFPILLKRIYEDKDVQESIVRNSSLEWVIVRPGFLTNGPVTCRYSVLTDLTGVTCGSISRGDVAHFILRELESMKHAGQTLLLTS encoded by the coding sequence ATGAAGCTGCTAGTCGTCGGGGCCTCGAGTGGGATCGGCGCCGCGCTTGCGGAGCAGGCGGTCAGGGAAGGACACGGAGTCACCGCGCTCGTACGCAGACCGGAGAGAATGAGGCCCGGCGCCGTGGGCGTCAGGATAGTCAAGGGCGACATAAGGGATAAGGATAAAGTCTCTGCAGCCGTGGCGGGCCAGGACGCGGTATGCATCACGATCGGAATCAATCCCTCGTTCAGACCCGTCACGGTCTTCTCGGAGGGCACGAGAGCGGTCGTCGAGGCGATGAAAAGACATTCTGTTCGGAAGCTGATATGCGTCACGGGGATAGGGGCCGGGGACAGCAGGGGCCACGGCGGTTTTCTATACGACAGGATAGTTTTCCCGATTTTGCTTAAAAGAATATACGAAGACAAAGACGTTCAGGAGTCGATCGTGAGGAACTCCTCCCTCGAATGGGTGATCGTGAGGCCGGGCTTTTTGACGAACGGTCCGGTTACATGTAGATACAGTGTGCTTACGGACCTCACAGGCGTGACATGCGGCAGCATATCGCGGGGAGACGTCGCACACTTCATCCTCCGGGAGCTCGAAAGCATGAAGCACGCCGGGCAGACACTTCTCCTTACCTCCTGA